In Anaerotignum faecicola, the following are encoded in one genomic region:
- a CDS encoding HAMP domain-containing histidine kinase — MDTKLKKSNFYSKGMKAMAVAMCLIFTVLGSISFFGIVWATDRFSYTYGAPYEGNDVEYTSTSAFAYEFTNLIDEAVDVNIVYKSEGNVREGNAVNEEELLRSFKNYYNIADGIITSSTDISDDYTVVITDPGAIPEDLMYNFYEYSDLVSTKLRGYRNVYIQSQLDSYISMKKNLDSFKNFFYYIENSDGSRVAGNCDKNSITDASQYIILSGEFLSDKMNYYTGYNNSVIADGGYVLYAGIPDTFSPGDAFYDEQREFTVRKEMFPIFIAGLIISCFAVIILIVYLARVSGQEEKGGAVYLRTVDSIYNDVHIWLIIIGGMFSVFLGLMLFGALLYTYEMLWYLCLCAVLTILAVIDMAVLLSYICSVSRQIKAKRFLYNTLVAALLRRIGETLGGKSLTGWVITLLVLYTVVCIFLSSLARYEGVFMLMLMVFVTVSVIVLIRNMESLVAIIKAAKYASRGEYKNIDVKKISSTFSAFAIDINNIQAGLQESIQEAVKGERMKADLITNVSHDLKTPLTSIITYVDLLKREKLDNDIAEGYVDVLVDKSQRLKQLIEDLIEASKASSGNLPVDKTRINLKDLILQACGEFEERAEAIGLEFRISSDGNVFVEADGKHMWRIYENLLSNVIKYAMPNSRVYIDIYEDRNFGTMIMKNVSHDEIKVNVENLAERFTRGDSSRTTEGSGLGLSIAKSLTVLQGGKFGLSVDGDMFKVKIDMPAWKEHTDEKESEIKVVMPESSNKKFKISPRRAPGREAIRQRLFSLTELSKKENKTDEAGEAFEEESKCTEPKNMNEQNKDDTTDKLQ, encoded by the coding sequence TTGGATACAAAATTGAAAAAATCTAATTTCTATTCAAAAGGAATGAAGGCCATGGCTGTCGCTATGTGCCTTATTTTTACAGTTTTAGGTTCAATAAGCTTTTTTGGAATTGTGTGGGCAACAGACAGGTTTTCTTATACATATGGAGCGCCGTATGAAGGGAATGATGTGGAATACACATCTACAAGCGCATTTGCATATGAGTTTACAAATCTTATTGACGAAGCTGTTGATGTGAATATTGTATATAAAAGCGAGGGAAATGTCAGAGAAGGCAACGCCGTTAATGAGGAAGAGCTTTTAAGATCCTTTAAAAATTACTATAATATAGCAGACGGTATCATAACTTCGAGTACAGACATAAGCGACGACTATACTGTTGTTATAACGGATCCCGGAGCTATACCTGAAGATTTGATGTATAACTTCTATGAGTATTCCGACTTGGTAAGCACGAAACTTAGGGGATACAGGAATGTTTATATACAAAGCCAGCTAGATTCGTATATATCAATGAAAAAGAATTTAGACAGCTTTAAAAATTTCTTTTATTATATTGAAAACAGCGACGGATCAAGGGTTGCGGGAAACTGCGACAAAAATTCGATAACGGATGCCAGCCAGTATATTATACTGAGCGGCGAATTTTTATCCGACAAGATGAATTATTACACAGGCTACAACAACTCTGTTATTGCGGACGGAGGATACGTTTTATACGCGGGGATACCGGATACTTTTTCGCCGGGAGATGCGTTTTATGATGAACAGCGCGAGTTTACCGTAAGAAAGGAAATGTTTCCTATTTTCATTGCAGGGCTGATTATAAGCTGTTTTGCAGTAATTATACTTATCGTATATCTTGCGCGCGTTTCGGGGCAGGAAGAAAAAGGAGGTGCGGTATACCTAAGGACTGTAGACAGTATTTATAATGACGTTCATATATGGCTTATAATAATAGGAGGAATGTTCTCCGTTTTCTTAGGCCTAATGCTTTTTGGCGCTTTGCTGTATACATATGAAATGCTGTGGTATCTATGCTTATGCGCCGTACTTACAATTTTAGCCGTTATTGATATGGCTGTGCTTTTAAGTTATATATGTTCTGTTTCAAGGCAGATTAAAGCCAAGAGGTTTTTGTATAATACGCTTGTAGCGGCTCTGTTAAGACGTATAGGCGAAACGCTGGGAGGAAAAAGCTTAACAGGTTGGGTGATCACGCTTCTTGTTTTATACACTGTCGTCTGTATATTCCTTTCAAGTCTTGCAAGGTATGAGGGCGTGTTTATGTTAATGCTTATGGTGTTTGTAACAGTGTCCGTGATAGTACTTATAAGAAATATGGAGTCATTGGTTGCTATAATAAAAGCGGCAAAATATGCTTCTCGGGGCGAGTATAAGAACATTGACGTCAAAAAAATATCATCTACGTTTTCAGCTTTTGCAATAGATATTAACAACATACAGGCCGGATTGCAGGAGTCTATACAAGAGGCGGTAAAAGGCGAAAGGATGAAAGCGGATCTTATTACAAATGTTTCTCATGATTTAAAAACGCCGCTGACATCTATAATAACATATGTCGATTTATTAAAACGGGAAAAGCTTGATAACGATATTGCCGAAGGTTATGTCGACGTGCTTGTTGACAAAAGCCAAAGGCTTAAGCAATTGATTGAGGATTTAATCGAGGCAAGCAAGGCCTCGAGCGGAAACCTGCCTGTGGACAAAACCAGAATAAACTTGAAAGACCTGATATTGCAGGCCTGCGGCGAATTTGAAGAGAGAGCGGAAGCCATAGGGCTTGAGTTTAGGATTTCGTCGGACGGGAATGTATTTGTGGAAGCCGACGGCAAGCACATGTGGAGGATATATGAAAATCTACTTTCAAACGTCATTAAATATGCAATGCCGAATTCGAGGGTATACATTGATATTTATGAAGACAGGAATTTTGGGACTATGATAATGAAAAATGTATCGCATGACGAAATAAAAGTTAACGTTGAAAATCTTGCGGAAAGATTTACAAGGGGAGATTCATCAAGAACTACAGAAGGTTCGGGCCTCGGCCTTTCCATTGCAAAAAGTTTAACGGTGCTTCAGGGTGGAAAATTCGGACTTTCGGTTGACGGGGATATGTTTAAAGTTAAAATTGATATGCCTGCTTGGAAGGAACATACTGATGAGAAGGAAAGCGAAATAAAGGTTGTGATGCCTGAAAGCTCGAATAAAAAGTTTAAGATTTCACCAAGAAGGGCTCCCGGGAGAGAGGCTATACGCCAAAGGCTTTTTAGCCTCACGGAACTTAGTAAAAAAGAAAACAAAACGGATGAAGCAGGGGAAGCCTTTGAAGAGGAAAGTAAATGTACAGAACCGAAAAACATGAATGAACAAAATAAAGACGATACTACCGATAAGCTGCAGTAA